The following coding sequences lie in one Apium graveolens cultivar Ventura chromosome 1, ASM990537v1, whole genome shotgun sequence genomic window:
- the LOC141707132 gene encoding uncharacterized protein LOC141707132, translated as MSQGAEKVKAAKIQTLKSEFEALSMKDTEMLDDFCVKINGLATNIRALGEDMKEAYVVKKLLRAVPSKFLQIVSTMEQFGDIETMTVEEVIGSLKAHEERLNGQSDNSGGKLMLTEEEWIKKENEGGKLLLTREEW; from the coding sequence ATGTCTCAGGGTGCTGAGAAGGTGAAAGCAGCTAAAATTCAAACTCTCAAATCTGAATTCGAGGCACTAAGCATGAAGGACACAGAGATGCTGGACGATTTCTGTGTGAAGATCAATGGACTTGCGACCAACATACGTGCACTTGGAGAGGACATGAAGGAGGCTTATGTGGTGAAGAAACTGCTACGTGCAGTGCCTTCAAAATTCTTGCAGATAGTGTCAACAATGGAACAATTCGGTGACATAGAGACCATGACTGTTGAAGAGGTGATTGGGTCACTAAAGGCGCATGAAGAAAGGCTGAATGGACAAAGTGATAATTCTGGAGGAAAGCTTATGCTTACTGAAGAGGAGTGgataaagaaagaaaatgaaggTGGGAAGCTATTACTCACCAGGGAGGAATGGTAG